In Alkalihalobacillus sp. TS-13, the following are encoded in one genomic region:
- the yvfG gene encoding protein YvfG, with protein MEQFSVAFFEENFKTYAEQNDDVFSKQQAMNSYYVSMVSTIINDNINKNSELVKRIRNLNTAYQNCR; from the coding sequence ATGGAGCAGTTTAGCGTAGCTTTTTTTGAAGAAAACTTTAAAACATATGCAGAACAAAATGATGATGTATTTTCCAAACAACAGGCGATGAACAGTTATTATGTCTCAATGGTATCAACAATCATAAATGATAACATCAACAAAAACTCCGAGCTGGTAAAACGGATCCGGAACTTAAATACAGCATATCAAAATTGTCGTTGA
- a CDS encoding DUF2627 family protein has protein sequence MTRIIALLVLVVPGIAGVVGIKLIRDSLFGIVHPVFPNFIIELITGILMFIIGFGFVGGFIFYRDRKRNNVQQRFRNKGGN, from the coding sequence ATGACAAGAATAATCGCACTTTTAGTATTAGTGGTCCCTGGAATCGCAGGTGTGGTAGGTATAAAATTAATACGGGATTCCCTATTTGGAATCGTCCATCCGGTTTTTCCGAATTTCATTATTGAGCTGATCACCGGGATTCTCATGTTTATAATAGGATTCGGCTTTGTGGGTGGTTTCATCTTTTATAGAGACCGGAAACGGAACAATGTACAACAAAGATTCCGGAATAAAGGAGGAAATTAA
- a CDS encoding sigma 54-interacting transcriptional regulator produces MKNVIIIGAGKVGTALVKIINKSHALKLKAVIDPNKEAPGIKIAQEMEIAIGTRWEQYIDQPVDVVIETTGDEKTFTSLREVKDRQWVIIPPSVAVLVSNLIEEQENLINQLSSQSRQQDLVLSSSHDGVIAIDRTRKITIFNKSAEVMTGLENAHVIGKEITDVIPNSELPRILNHGKTEVNKEQVLYNGRKIITTRTPMIDDEGNIIGAFAVFKDITEVVEMAEEVTSLKSVQTMLEAIIHSSQEAISVVDEEGKGLMVNPAYTRLTGLKSEDIYGKPATTDISEGESMHMRVLRTRKPVRGVRLKVGPNRRDVVVNVAPVIVDGKLKGSVGVIHDISEIQSLTAELQRARQIIRTLEAKYTFSDIIGDSSEMKFAIEQAKLGASTPATVLLRGESGTGKELFAHAIHNSSSLKYNKFVRVNCAAISESLLESELFGYEEGAFSGAKKGGKRGLFEEANGGSIFLDEIGELSSDTQAKLLRVLQENEIIRVGGTKAIPIKVRVIAATNVNLEKRIIEGSFREDLYYRINRLPIFIPPLRERKEDIGKLCDHLIRKLNQDYGRNIEGITKDGIDYLCQYHWPGNVRELENILGRAIIHLSFHESWIDVTSIPSLDTDAQPRTEVSISQGTNDSLQTQVDQFEKGLIQKTLNECNGNKTKTAKELDVSLRNLYYKIDKYSIE; encoded by the coding sequence ATGAAAAATGTAATCATAATTGGAGCTGGAAAAGTTGGTACAGCTCTTGTAAAAATCATTAACAAATCCCATGCCTTGAAATTGAAGGCAGTTATTGACCCTAACAAGGAAGCGCCAGGGATTAAAATAGCGCAAGAAATGGAAATAGCAATAGGGACAAGGTGGGAACAATACATAGACCAGCCAGTAGATGTTGTGATTGAGACTACAGGAGATGAAAAAACGTTCACCTCCCTTAGGGAAGTAAAGGATCGTCAATGGGTCATCATTCCTCCCTCAGTCGCAGTCCTGGTTTCGAATTTGATTGAGGAACAAGAAAATCTAATCAATCAACTATCAAGTCAATCCAGACAACAGGATTTAGTTCTAAGCTCCTCCCACGATGGTGTCATAGCTATTGATCGTACCCGCAAAATCACCATCTTCAATAAAAGTGCCGAAGTAATGACAGGTCTTGAAAATGCGCATGTCATCGGTAAAGAAATCACGGATGTCATCCCTAACAGTGAATTACCCCGCATCCTAAATCACGGAAAAACAGAAGTGAATAAGGAACAAGTTTTATACAATGGAAGGAAAATCATTACTACTAGGACTCCGATGATTGACGATGAAGGCAACATAATCGGAGCGTTCGCCGTTTTTAAGGATATCACTGAAGTTGTGGAAATGGCTGAAGAAGTAACGAGTCTGAAAAGCGTACAGACAATGCTTGAGGCGATCATCCATTCCTCGCAAGAAGCGATATCGGTTGTGGATGAAGAAGGGAAAGGTCTTATGGTCAACCCGGCTTATACGAGGTTGACAGGGTTGAAATCAGAAGATATCTATGGGAAACCGGCTACCACTGATATATCCGAAGGAGAAAGTATGCATATGCGGGTTTTGCGTACCCGTAAACCTGTCCGGGGCGTACGGCTGAAAGTAGGACCTAATCGAAGGGATGTTGTGGTCAACGTTGCTCCAGTCATCGTTGATGGTAAATTGAAAGGAAGCGTCGGGGTCATCCATGACATTTCTGAAATCCAGTCATTGACAGCGGAATTACAACGAGCCCGACAAATTATCCGTACATTGGAAGCCAAATATACGTTTTCAGATATCATCGGCGATTCCAGTGAAATGAAATTCGCAATTGAGCAAGCCAAGTTGGGAGCATCCACGCCTGCAACTGTTCTCTTAAGAGGGGAATCAGGGACAGGGAAAGAATTGTTCGCCCATGCGATTCATAATAGCAGCAGCTTGAAGTATAACAAGTTCGTTCGTGTGAATTGTGCCGCCATCTCTGAATCACTGCTCGAAAGTGAATTGTTTGGATATGAAGAAGGGGCATTCTCCGGTGCCAAAAAAGGTGGGAAAAGAGGTTTGTTCGAAGAGGCGAACGGTGGAAGCATTTTTCTTGATGAGATCGGTGAATTATCAAGCGATACACAGGCCAAGCTCCTCAGGGTTCTTCAAGAAAATGAGATCATACGGGTCGGAGGGACTAAAGCAATCCCGATCAAGGTACGTGTAATTGCGGCAACCAACGTAAATCTTGAAAAAAGAATAATTGAGGGCTCTTTTCGGGAAGATTTATATTATCGGATTAATCGTCTGCCGATCTTCATCCCTCCATTAAGAGAACGGAAAGAAGATATCGGTAAACTATGCGATCATCTGATTCGGAAATTGAATCAGGATTACGGACGGAATATCGAAGGTATTACCAAGGATGGTATAGACTATCTCTGCCAGTACCATTGGCCAGGTAATGTACGTGAGTTGGAAAATATCCTAGGGAGGGCGATCATCCATCTTTCGTTCCATGAATCTTGGATTGATGTCACATCAATACCTTCTTTAGATACTGATGCCCAGCCCAGAACAGAAGTTTCCATATCGCAAGGGACCAATGATTCTTTACAGACGCAAGTCGATCAATTTGAAAAAGGCTTGATTCAGAAAACCTTGAATGAATGTAATGGGAATAAAACAAAAACAGCTAAAGAACTCGATGTCTCCTTAAGAAATCTCTATTACAAAATTGATAAATACAGTATTGAATAA